aaaaaagaaagtggttCCAATTGAGTAGGGACCAGTGTGCGAGCAGTTTAGTGGGCTTTCCAGTTTGAGCATTGGCTGACTGATTAGCCTGTATGACAGACAGTGCTGGaggcagacagaaaaacactttCAGAGGATTAAACAAGGTTGCGCTCTCCATAGCTTCACAGACCAAAGGGCCAAATTAGAAAGGGTATTACTTCCTTGCATGTAACCGGTTGGGCCTGGATGAAATGCTAATTGCATTTCAAAAGAGTTCACAAAACAGAGAGGCAACCCAGAACGGGGGTGTATTTTCATTGGAGAAGAAGCGGGACTTTACGATTCACTGACCAGCACACAATTTTAAGGAGCAAGGCTTTTGTTCACTCATGCTCCTTTTTGTGTTCTATGTGCATTTCTGACATTGCCACAGttctctattttttttgtttctcccaCTTTTTGGCATGCTAGCCTCCTCTCCTGCAGAATCCAAATCTTCCCATTCAGACTCCCTTCTATTCTCCCAGCTCTCCTCTATCACTTTTAAATaaggacacacacactataCACGTCCTTACTACAGTAGGTGTGGGACAGCCCCTTTTTCAGGCTGTTGTAGCCTCTTGAAAACTAAGGGCCAGACGGTGAGGCTGAAGCAAATTCCTGAACGACTCGGGTCAAGAAATTTCATTTATTAGAGAAAAATACCAAAAccagtaaaaataaatggtGATCATGGCTCAAATGAAGCTGTTAATCAACTTTGTTGTGATTCAAAACAACCAACGTATTATGTAATAGTGAATTTGAGACGGTGCACGTGTTCATGTTTGTGGGTCCTGTCCAGTGTCCATACAACAAAACATGACAATTTTCTggcttttttaaaacctttttttaaacatataccCAGACAATGAGAGAAAGTGGATGTGCACATTTTTTTACGTAAAGAAACACACCCAACACATTCTCGGGCACGCTTGGATCAACCACACAAACATACGAGGAATTCCTCTGACTTGATGAACAGCGGCGCAATGAGAGCAGTGAGAGATAAACAAAGAAGGAAAGTTTGtgcaaatgaaatgtaaaatgatGGGTCTTACACAGAAACTAGGGGGTTAGtggataaataaagaaaaaaaactatggAATCACCACACTTGAAGGAtgttcattcaaaaaaaaaaaaaaaaaaaaggtacttCATTAATGAAAAGCAACACTGTGTATCAAGCTAGCACGGATACTGTTTGACAGATTAAAGCGTGCCATGTACCAAATCTGTTTTCTATTGACAGAATGAGACAAGTGTccaaaatgtgtgcatgtgtatctcTCTTAGTCTTTTATTTCACACACAAGTCTGCTTATTTTCCTCAGGCAGTCATTGTTATGTTTCACTGGAATGACACCAGACTAAAGTCCCAGCATAATCTCCTTGGCCAGTGCAGACCTGTAATTCATAACTAAACATCGCCTTCAACCAAACCAATCAAACGCAGTCTTTGATCACTTCCCTGTAGCCCGCTGTAaccttgttttcttctgtttaggtGGTAATGCTGGTTTTAGTTTCACTTTTCTGTATGTAAATCCCATTTCATTCAGCCCATTTCAGGTATatgacaaacaaacatgtttctcCCCATTTGCTTTTCATCAGTTTACTTGTGCATTTTCAAGACATACAGTATTGCTTTGAGTTTTCTCTCCTGATGCTGTGACATCTTCCATCTACTAGTATATTTTCCTTTTATAATGTTCCCATACTTTTTAGACATTTTAGACACGGGTGACTGGGAACAGCCAACATTATTTTGCATAATTTCTTTGTCAGATTGATCTGGAAAAAATGTCATTGATCTTAAAAACAACTGACCTGTTTTACATGAATTTCACGAAGCCAGAATCTTCAGCAATCAAACAAAAGTAGTTTTTATATCATATCTGTGGTCTGTGTATGTGCTTCAAAGTAAAAAACTTAAGAGCGGTGATGCCAAACGTTTTTCCAGGAGTTGTAGATGTAAAACATTGGTGACCTACTTCGATCGGTTTGTTTTATATGGACAGGACACTGCTTTTCTGAAGCTCATTATTTTTCACGCTCTTTCAGACTCAGACACACGTAACACAAGTAAAGTCATTAGAAAGGAGAAATGATggttacaaaaaagaaacagtatAAGGTTAGATATCCATGATGTCCTTCCAGCCAAATGTGAGGCTGTGACTTGCACCACGGGCGGAGGGCACCACAGGATGCTTTCCACATGGCTCCACGTGGATTTTAACATGTGTGGATTTATCGCCAGACAAAGGGATCCAGGTGGGGTCTTCATGTTTAAAAGAATGGAATCAATAATGAACAACCAAAGATGTAATCATCAAATAAATCTGTGGAGCTTTGGAATAACACATTATTCGATGACcggtgaaaagaaaatgttttcagtaCTCTTTAAAACGCCATTTAACTTGTACAAAGTCTAGCCAAGCTAATGTGAAACAAAGGACACAGCCTTCCAGAATGTTCTTGTACTTTTCCCTATGTTTTGATATCTGAGGAAATTTTGCTGTGCACAGATTTTCCATGCTGTTTGctagataaaaagaaacagaccAGCTTGAACTTGCAAGGACAGAAATGTAGCTAAAATTGAATGTAGTGTAAATGCTACAAAACGAAACTGATATTTTGTATTGATAATTCTGTAACATTTTAGAAGAACTGGTCATGCATCAGAGTTAGAACAGCAGGTAGTAAAGGCTCTGAAATCTATCTGATTTACCACCAAAAAGGTCAGGTTCAAGTTTAGTCCTGGAATGGAGATGGTCAACAGATGAACAAGTACAAGGTCTCCTTTTCGCTCCTAGAGAAGACACTATAACAATATCTCTAAAagtacaagtgtgtgtgtgtgtgtgtgtatgtgtctgtgtgtatgtaatGAGCTTGTGGTTGTGAAATGTGATGTAGAGGTCACAGCTGAGAGCTCACGGCAGTGACCGTACTAGAATCCTCTCACTGGGAACAATATGTGGTTGGTTAGGCCCGCTAAAGAGACCTCAGGATTGCTGGACATCACTGAAAGGCCACCGCTTTCCTGTGTCTTTGCTCCAAAGACAACAGCTACTAAACCATGATCCTGTTTCCCGTGTGTAAGCACCAACTgtcaaattactttttaaaaacaaagtacaaaacagtaaaacagagagagaacatTTTAGGACAATTATTCATGGCTCGAATTCGTCAGTTTAGAAAATCTTAAGCTTGCTTCACCAGACCAGGCAATGAAGTATTAGACATAATGATCAACGTTCAGATAAAAAGCAGGGCGACATTTGAAGTTAGCATAGCTCCAGTCTCACTTGTTGCTGAGGAGCCAGAAGGAGCATGCTGAATGTTAATTAGACAAAAGGACATACAACAAGATCTCAACATCAAATATGAACGGTACAgattactttatttactttttttaatcaaatactgTCCTGCATTTTATGTTCTCTGTACCTTTTCAATGTCTCCTAAGGGAGATGAAAATCCTATTAAAACGATCTTCCCAACACAGTGTCAGCTGTTGTGTAATCGATATGAAACACACTGGAATAATATCAAAAACTGAAAGAGTTCAATTTGAAAAAACTCCTGCTTGAGGACATTCACCCCAAAGGGTCAGAAATTGTCCCTATTCATTACTGTAATCCAGTCACTatacacaaaacagaaaaagcttaAATCCAAAAAGTCATGTCTTTGATTGTTAGTGGAAACATTGTTAAATTGAGCTGCATGTCTTTTGGATATTTTCCATACTAAAGGTATGGAGAAACCTTTCGCATTTTAGCTTTAAATTGacccaaaaacatttattctaacAACTGTTTTAGgaatttgttttcatgtttcacaCCAGATCCTTGCATAACGCCAAGTTCAATGTGAAGAATAAGAATCTGCCTCAAAGACGTGATCATTTCAAAGTCGGTGCCCTTTCAAGGTGATGAAATGACAACCTGACCATAAAACAATAGTTTTAACTTATACTGACTGAATCCACTCTTTTTCTTTACACATTTCTTTACTATCCTGTGTTTTTACCATGCAAAAAGATGGTTTAGTAAAGCACAAAACTgtggatgaaaacaaaataacttttttttatacCGTCTGCttataaaagcaaacaaaaagatcACAGGCATCTGTTCACAGATAGTAGCCTTCACGTCATGCATTGTTCTAATTAAACTCCACAAATTTCATTCAATCAAAGAGAGATAGATAAAAGATGTGCTTCACATATCTTGTGAAGCAAGTGATTCAATGGGGGgtgtgtgggggtgggggtagCCTGTTGCATGGTGCCTTCATCCACTCTTTCGCTCTATCCCCACACACTAAAACGAGAGTACCTCTCATCCCCACAAAATATCGGTCTCATCCTTTCTGCATCGTGCAACCGTCCAACACCTTTCATGAATGAATAGTCTGTTTATGGCACTGCCCCCCTTTGTACCGTGCAGCCATTAGGGAGGTGAGACAGAAGGAAAGAGAGGCGAGCAGTAAAACAGTTTCCGCCCAGTGAATCACATTCAGCCCCTTGCACAGGCGAATGGGGGCTGACCCCTGCCAGGCAATGACATAAACACCGACAAACAAAGGACCTGACCTCTGAGCAAGTGAGGATCTTAGAGAACCCCaatctgcaaaaacaaactCACTCTGACATATGACTTTCTAATGATGAGAATGGAGAGAGGAGGTTAAAAACAATACAACTGTGAACCCCCTGTCAACTTctgcttttttgtaaaaaagagggaaaaaattgATTAAATCATTTTACTAATTTCTACAAAGATTCACAgaagaaacagctgatggaGAGCAGGTGTAGACGCTGAATGGATACAGAAACAGCTCCCCACCCTTCCTCCCCAGTGAGAAAAAAGGATTTAACTCTGCTGGCCACACCACAGAGGAGGCAACAAAAGAGATTTGCAAAGGACGCACGAAGATGACATCATGTCAAATCAATTAGAGATCAGGAGGAGATGTTCAATTATTTAAGGTCTGCAAACCCCACCCCACGAAATGGTGTAAATTATGGAGCCATCTGCGTAAAATAACCCCCAAAAAAGAAGCAGTATCACAATGGGGCTAAAGGCGCCGCTCGTTTCTTTAACAGTAGCAGCACATGTGCGCAACTCAAAGTATGCCAAGATTACTTATGGCCCGAGTAAGCCTATAGATTAGTCAGTCTATGAGAAGGTCCCCCGGCTCACCATGTGTGgcagttgttgttttatttcagtgggagagagaaaacccacacaaaGCGGAGTAATCACACTGGAGATCCTGGATGTAACCATGGAAGCGTTTGTCTCCGTCCTCAATGGGCTACTCGGCCATTCATCTACTGATTGCGCTGAATCAATATTTAAGCTTTTCAATTTTATTAGCTGCACCGAGGGGTATTTTTGGCACAGGGCAAAAAGAAATTAGCAGCGGCCAACCACTTTTAATCGTTTTCTTATAGTCTTACACAATGCGTCTGCTTGAGCTGTCTGGCATAATTGATGAGGGGTATCGCTACTCATTTGTTTCCTTTATCCTTCCCACTATTAATCCACCGCTGACTCTAGCGGCTGGAGGAACCAGTCATTTCTCACTGGCTTACTGAGAAATAAATCCAAGACGGCTGCATTGTCCTGACAGACTGTAATACAAGAGTGTCACGAAACCACATCGGACGCATCTTCAGCTCTTTGTGAAATGAATCTTGTAAAGTTTTGCTGGTCGCCACTCATCCTCGTTCTTAACTCACAAATcacactgacagacagaaaaatcTCAGTAAAAGCACACAACACGAATCGTGTTAACTTACCTGACACCGTGCTTGACCTCTCAGTCCAAAATATTGTGCTCTATAATGTTTATTTCTGTGGATAACATCAGTGTGCGCTCCGAAGATCTTCGGCTCCACGTCTTCTCAAACAGCAGCCGGTAACTGCATCGTTTCGTGTTATCTGACACCGAACCTTCCACTCGGCAGCTTTTAGCTCTCCGTGAACAACGTGGGTAGAAGCGCGTCTGTCATGTAACGGGACTGGAGCTGGCTGAAATAGCCGAGACGGACACGGCTCTGTGAAACCTGCTCCTCTCTACACACAACTCCGGGCTCCTGCGGCCATGTGGCAGCTGTAGCTGTTGTTACTGTACAAACACGGCCTGCTGTCCGAGCAGAAAGCTTACTTTACAGCTACTCCGAGACTCGAGCTCGTCTCCCGATCGCTGCTAATGAGACAAGATGTTTTAATCCCATTTGTCTCTGAAGGGCGCACACTACCGTGCGCACGCTGTGCTGGCCGACAGCTCCACCTTGTGAGCTGAGCAGGCATGGAGAGCCGCTCTCCTCTTCGCTGTCGTCTGCCACTTATACTCTCCACAAACTTTGCAAATTAGCACCTGAGGAATTTCATTTACAGCTGGTCCCAGTTCACACAATTTTATACAATaatatatacagtactgtgcaaaagtcttgagctacacctcgttttttttttaaatttatgcgCTTTATTCTGGTTAACTTaggtatttttatttagttcatttatttattttctcagtaGCAAACCAAACCAAATTTCATTGCGCTATGTGTAATGATAATAGAAACCATTCATTCATTGCTATACATTACTAATTACTTTAAGTactcttgagcaatagttcttcagCTTTTCTAAAGTTTTTCTCTGGGCATTGGCTGCTTTTCCACCCATTTTCAGCCCAGTCCTTGTACATTGTCCATGTTCTAGGAAGTATATTTGATAAGCCATTTAATACTGATTTAGGAATCATTCAAGGTTAAAACAGGCAACTAACTCAAATGAGGAAGCAGTGTTGTCTTTACACGTAacggataaaaataaatacatcaaatTCTATCTTTAGCCAATATTTGAGGAAAATGAACAAGTGGCAAGGCTAAAAAaatgatctacagcagatgaacagtatctgaaaatcATATCCTTTAGAAATAGACAaataaatccagcaaagacgTCACATAGGACATTCGAGATGGATCTGGCCCGTAGATTGATCCATCTTCTGTTTactaaagcctcatcagaaatggtctgtGGAaaaggtggctgtcaagaagtcatgaggaaggaaaacaaggagaaaaagctgaggtatgccaaattacacaagaacgagactgaaaatcagtggcaacaggtcttgcGGAGTGATTACTCCAAACATTTTGGTTCggatttttggttcaaatcattttCAGTATGTACAGAGtccagccatctgtaaaacacagtggaggctctgtcattatttttgagCTGCATTTAAGCCACATGGTGTTGGGGAACTTGGCAAAGTTTATGGAGTTATGAACTGCTGTCAGAATTTGAGGCACcatgaaacacagaaagagtGCGGAAAGAGTGTTTCTGGCACcggctttatttttttagtgtGACGATGATACCAAACACACTTCCCATGCAGTAAACTCACACCcggaacagaaaaaacacagaaaacatccaaagaagagctttgaatgtctttcaagAATCTTAGATAACTATTCCTGGAGCCTACtttaagaaattacaagaaagcttgtctAAGAGAGTCCAGGCTATGTTGAAGAaatgtggtcataccaaatattgactttcagacTTATTAGAATtgtgcaatttttttctttttctttatgcaTAGTCTCTTAGACTATTTTTTAGCTATACTGTATATCCCAGGGTCAGCAGTGGTAACCAACGGACACGTAATTCAGAATATAAATAATACAGTTTACTCTGTATTTAATTAGAGTAAACTATATTAactatatcctgttcatagtgACAGAGGTTAAGACAAAACGGAATCTATCTGGCTTAAGGTTAATCTAGCTGTTTACAGACACGTTTGGCAGGGTTTAGCCCCCATAAAGGCTCGGTGTTCACAGCCAACAGTACACTGTTGTACTTTTATAAACAAAGCCATTAGTTTAACCTCGCAGCTACCGCGAATATGAACATGGGtgtaaactgagaaaataaaacaactttatCATTTCTATGAAACAAATTTCCAGCTTCCACTCAAGAGGAAGCGAGACCCGAATTATGTTGCACAGAATTGCAGAAGTGACGACAGCTGCTCTccaagaaggaaaaacagacgAACCTGTGAAGAAAAACTGTGTTGAAAAGACAATACAGTCAGATTTCCAAAGGCAGCAAAAACAACTCTGAGAGCTACTCTccagagagaaagaggatgaGAGtagacactgagaaaaaaagaaacaacagtgACTCGGAGCATCCAAAAAAGTTCTTCTTCAAGGACTATCCAACTCCAAGTTCAGAAAAAGAAcaatatgaacttgagtgatACCAAAAACTCTCAAAATACACCAAAAGACAACAAGAGGCCAGGACAAGCACCAGTGACACAGAGGAGCCAAAAAAGTTCTTTGTCAAGGTCTATCCAAGACCAAGTTGAGAAAATGGATGTTACGACCTCGAGCGATACCAAAAGCTCTGAAATCACACTGAAATACAACAAGAGGCCAGGACAAGCACCAGTGACACAGAGCAGCCAAAAAAGTTGGACGCCAAGCACTATCCGACTCCTAGTTAAGAAAATGAACAATATGACCTTGAGTGAAACCTCTGAAAACACACCAAACACACCAAAAGACAACAAGAGGCCAGAAGCAGTAGTGACACAGGGCGTCCAAAAAAGTCCCTGAGCCAGGACTATCCAACTCCCAGGTCAGAAAACAAACGATACGGCCTTCGGCtaaggaaaattaaaaaaaaaaaaaaacatctcttactgctctgtttatttctttaaatgaacACTTGTACTTTTTTGTCATAGAAGAATAAGaatattaatatgaatatgaacaccaaggcgtttccaggccagccaagagaaacccgttctcactcccgacaCGTACACGCAGTTTTACTTGACGTTGGGCGCCACCTCGcggcaaaaaaataaaggttgCGCTGCGGTCGCGTGTGGTAGCGTCATTACGTAAATATTGTGTTGACGTGGCGTGAGCGGTAGCAGTTCAATAGCGGTTAGCAGGCACGTAACAAACAGACTACAGGGAGAGACCAAGGAGAATCCAGTGGAAGTATGGACAGTAGAAAGAACAATTGAGGGATCGGGATTCACTTTATCAGGCAAAGGTAGTTGTAAACGATTTCCTAAAGACATTTTAATCAACTGCTGATCAACGGGACACAAAGCTCATTAGCGGTGGCGATATAATAAATGTGGACTCCAGTTAGCACTAGCCTAGCCCGTGGAGATGGGTCGCTTCTTGTTGGAGAGGATCTGGAAAGTCTGTTTAAGACAGTTGTTTAATGGCTTAAAGAAAGTGTTTCTTAACTTACGCAGTTATTTCTGAAATATAATCGTCCCACACCTCACCGTTGTTTTACGAGAAAAGCGAGAGTGTAGCAGCATTGTGCTGTTCGTAGACAACAACGTAGCTAAATAGTTGCTAACCTTAAATTTTAGCCACCATATCACTTTACGAGCTTGGTTAGTTAATCGCATGCTTGCGTACTTGAATAAGAAGATGATTGCTGGTGTGCCCGTTGTTTAAACCATTCAGCACTAGATGCTGCTTACATAGCACTCGTTGTCTGGCCTTACATTGGTTCAAAAATAGACGGCTTCTTGTTTAAACTGATAACATAGTATTGCCTTGCAGTTATTTCACAATTGTGATATGGTGGACCTTTATCTGATCTGACTGAGCCTTTTTGAGAGCTGACTAGCCTGATCATATAGCATGATCATAGTGGTATAGGTTGAGACTAAAACATTCAGTGTAATCAGTCTTATCTGTCAGATCATAGTAGGATTGATGTGTTTTCTGTATATACAGCCAAAATGTTAATGCCTATTCTGTTGAACTACAGTAGCACATGTTAAGTAAGTTGGATAGCCCATAGATTTTAAGATGCACACTctaataagttttttttttcttgattcaGTCTATCAGCCTGTGCTCTGAGCCATTGTTTCCTTCTGCCtaaaacagtgaagaaaaatGTCCAGCAGAAGCCAGCACTATGGATTCCAGTCAGCCACCATGGTGCAGCCTGCCAATGGCGGGCATGCCTATCTGTTCGGAAACAACAGCTCAGAAAATGATATGTCAGAAGAGGATGGGGAAAGCTATGAGCTTCGGCCTCGTGGCAGAGAGAGACTCCGGAGGAGCACCTCTAAAGAGAGAATGGATGACATTATCTATTTGACCAGAGATATCCAGGAGGGAGACACTCTGAACAGCATCGCCCTACAGTACCATTGCTCAGTATGTGTTTACttagatttgtgtgtttgtcttaccTCTCCTTTGCAGCATGGACTAAAAtcctcatttgtttgtttttgtacacCTGCACTTTTCTCTTTATGTGGGAAACGTACAGAAACATGCTTTGTTGCTTTATATGTCTAGGAAAGCAGGTGAGTTGTAGGTAGGTAAGCTGCTGTTGCTCACTTTATTTTATGATGATAGTGGTTATTAATTTCTGAAATTGAAACTGCTTGCTAAACAAAGAATTGGAAGCAACCTAACACCTTCAGATTGAAACATTGTAGTTTTCACTACAATGTTTCAAAATGATTTCTTATTATATGTAAAGCAGCACTTTTTTAGAAAAGATATGTGAGATTGACAAACATCTGTGGAAAGTTTATTataatcagtgttttttttatatatgcatGTAAAGAGTTCAAGTACAGGTTTAACAGACAGCAAATTGTAAGTGGCTTATTAATTActtataatttttttccccctgtgaaTCCCAGGTGGCGGACATCAAGCGTGCGAACAACCTTTTGACAGAGCAGGACTTTTTTGCCCTGCGTTCAGTTAAGATTCCTGTGAGGCGCTTTAGTGTCCTCACTGAGACTCATAACGCTGCTACTCTCAAATCTGCCTCGCCCACAGGCACTAGACACCCGCCTCAGGTCTCGCACATTACTTCTCTCCCTTCTGAATCCTCCATGGACTCCTGTTCTTCCACTGACAGCGTGGAAGGATTCCTGATGGAGAAGGACAAGGACATTGAGCGGCTGGTGAAATCCACAGGACCATCTCGGAGCGGCCTCAGTGAGGTTGTGTCCTCTTTAACGCAGCAGCAGCCATTACTAGGAGAAGCTGGATATAAACCAGTACAGAGGAAGGATCCTTATTATGGGGCAGACTGGGGCATGGGATGGTGGACTGCTGTGGCAATCATGCTTTTTGTCGGCATCGTCACACCCATCTTTTATCT
This genomic stretch from Astatotilapia calliptera chromosome 12, fAstCal1.2, whole genome shotgun sequence harbors:
- the lysmd3 gene encoding lysM and putative peptidoglycan-binding domain-containing protein 3; protein product: MSSRSQHYGFQSATMVQPANGGHAYLFGNNSSENDMSEEDGESYELRPRGRERLRRSTSKERMDDIIYLTRDIQEGDTLNSIALQYHCSVADIKRANNLLTEQDFFALRSVKIPVRRFSVLTETHNAATLKSASPTGTRHPPQVSHITSLPSESSMDSCSSTDSVEGFLMEKDKDIERLVKSTGPSRSGLSEVVSSLTQQQPLLGEAGYKPVQRKDPYYGADWGMGWWTAVAIMLFVGIVTPIFYLLYYEVLVKADVSHHGMPTQTQKGFSHESQQGNGSIGSQDIPGDAQHRLAVNGTQQGRVADKAGDGGDRENEKT